The Candidatus Defluviibacterium haderslevense DNA window TTAAAAGTACATTCTTAGCCTCTTCTAAATTATTTTCTTTCCTAACCTGAGTTGAAAAAATTACAAAACCAGGTTCGTTCATTGAAGCACACCAACCGTATTGACTGGAAGCTTTTTTTGTTTCAATTAATGATTTATATAATCTTCCGGACGGTTCAATCGTCATGATGTCTGTTAATAAATCAACAGCTGCCGCATCAGGATGTGACCCAGCAGGAATGTGATACAGACAAGTAGCAACTTGTACATCCCCAACTCGCTTTAAAACTACATTTCTTTCTCCATCTTGAATAGGCTCTTCCGTATAAGTAGGAATTAATTGTCTTGTTGGTCTTGGAATCTTTCCGAAATAGGAAGTAACTAATTCTACTACTTTTTTTTCATCAAACTTACCGGCGACCATTAATACAGCATTGTCCGGTTGATAATATTTGTGATAGAATGCTTGTAAACGCTCAATAGGAACTTTTTCAATATCTGATCGCGCTCCGATCGTTGATTTTCCATAATTGTGCCATAAAAAGGCGGTGGACATGACCCGTTCTGAAAGTATGCTTCCGGGATCATTCTCTCCCATCTCAAATTCATTGCGCACTACGCTCATTTCTTTATCAAGGTCTTTTTTGGCTATATAAGAATTGATCATCCGATCTGATTCTAAATCCAATGCCCATTTTAAGTTTTCTTCAGTGGCTGAAAATGTTTCAAAATAATTGGTTCTATCGAGCCAGGTAGTACCGTTGGGTCTAGCACCATGACTAGATAATTCGTTAGGGATATCTGGATGCTTAGGCGTCCCTTTGAAGACCATATGTTCCAATAAATGAGCCATACCAGTCTCTCCATATCCTTCATGTCTGGATCCTACTTTGTAGGTAATGTTCACGGTAATGGTTTGTTTAGACTGATCGGGAAACAGTAAAAAGTTCATACCATTAGGTAATGAATATTCTGTGATTCCTTCTACTGTGGATAATTTAGTGGCTACCACCGATGAGGTGTTAGATCCAACTTTCATTTTCTGCTCCATTGGCTTGGAAGCAGATTTGTTTGATTTTTTACCTGAACCTGCATTAGCCTGGGTCTCACCAATATTTGGACACAAGAATAGCAAGGCCAAAAGAATTAAAAACTGATTTCGCATGTTTATAAATTTTAAGATTTCAACAATTTTTTTGCAAGATAATATCAACAAACTCAGATTGTCAAGAAATCTACGAATTATTTCGTAGAAACTTTAAAATATCGGGTTCTTCTTGTTTCATGGCTAGACTGATTCCAAACAATCCATAGTCATAAAAGGCAGGATCTTCGGGTCTCATAGCTCTACAAGCCTCAGATATTTCAATCACAGCCTTCCAGTCTAAAATGTTGCGCTTCAATAGCCCCAACAATCTAGCTGTCCGCTCTACATGAACGTCTAGAGGCAGCATTAGTTGCGAAGGTTGCAACTTTTTCCAAATACCAAAGTCCACACCCCTGTCATCCTTTCGAACCATCCATCTTAAAAACATAAGGATCCGTTTGCACCTGGATCCGGATGAAGGCTTAGAGACATGTTTTCGAGTTCTCTGAGGCACCTCATCTCCACTAAAAAAATGTTGATTCAATGATTCTAAACTCGCCTCCAAATTCATAAATGGATGTTCTTCGAAACCAATGAATGCCTCTTCTAGGCTGTCATGTGTTTTATACCATGATTGAAAAAAACTTAAAAAATATAAGCTATCCGTATAATTAAATGTTCGCTGAACAAAAGTCTCAAACTTTCGACGGTCTTCTTCCTGATGATTCACTACAAAATCATACGGAGCATGGTCCATCCGCTCACATAATTCAAGCCCTTTATTAATAATGGTCTTCCGATTACCCCATGAAAGCATGGCCACCCAAAAGCCTATAATCTCAATATCCTGTTTCTTTGAAAATTGATGTGGAATAGAGATAGGATCATGTTCAATAAATGCCCGATGATTATATTTATCAGAATAGAAATCGAGAAATTCTTTTATATTGTCTTGATGCATTTAAAAAATGGATGCATGGTCAAATTATTATTAATAATCCTAAAGTCACAAGTTGCAAAATTAAAATCTATATATTATTCCAAACCGAATACCTTTGTTAAAAGTAGCACTTGGGTTAAAAATTTCATTACTAATATTATTGAATTTAAGTTCTGAAAAGATTGTTTTATATTTTAATCCAACATCAAGTTTATTAGAAATACCCAGAAAGCAACTCCAATTTTTTGAAATATTATAATTGGCTTGTGGATTAATATACAAATTCATTCCAAAATACTTACTTTTACTATCAGCCCCGTAACTTGTAATGGAATGTTCAAATTGCTTTTGATACTTAATACCTAATTGAAAATCAAAAACAACTTTAATTAAACTTTTCATTGTTTGTTTCATAAAAAACCCATATCCAAAACTCATTCCCAAACCTAATACTTTAATATCTGATTTTTGATTATGATATGTGCCAAGTATTAAATCCGTTAATTCAATATACTTATACTTTCTAATATTTTTAAAAGGAATCAGATAAGCTATGCTGATGCCATCTAAAAATAATTTACCCTTATAATCATCAAATGCACCTGTCACCACACTCGAACTCAATTGAACAGCATTCTGATGCAACTGAGCTTTTATATCTAAAATACAACAGCAACAAATAAAGCCCAGTATTCTAATGTTTTTCATATTAATCTACTTTAAACCAATAAATATGTTTGTTCTCTGTTAGTTTCTTTAAATGCTCCTTTTCCTTTTCGTCGATAGGATTGGAACTATTTAATTCTCCATTATTGTTAGCTACATCGAAATAGTAAATATATTCCGTAATTTGTCCAAAATACGCATCATATTGATTTCCAGTATAATTACAAAATGAATCTGTTTGTTGGAATGTATGATATTGAAATGAATTATTATCTGGCGCTATTATAAAAATACCTTTGGTTTTTGGAATAACACCAAATTTAAAATAAATAGATTTCTCAGGACATCCATAATTAAAATAAAAATACTGATTGTTTGTATCAACATTTTCTAGCAATTGTGCCACTTTAGTTTCAATATAGATATCAAATGGTTTATTTGGATAGAACCATTGGGATTTAAATTCGGCATCATAAATTCTAAAATGAATATTAAGCAATTTATCACTCAAGGAAATTTTTTCTTGATTTATTTCATTGATGATAAAGGGTTCATGAGAACTATTACTTACCCAAATGGTATCACCAATATGATAGATTTTCTTTTCTGGGTAAATGTTCAGATGCTGTTTAAATTGATACACCACCTCCACATTATTATCAATAATTCGGCATGAGGTCAACCAGGTTAGACTAAAAAGTATAAAAACGCAAAGTGGTTTAAAAATAAAGAATTTAAAAGCTTGACTCATAATTGGATTATTTACCTAATATTAATCTCACAAAAGTAAATATATAGTTGACATATTGAAAATTTTTAAATAAATAACAATTAATTCTCCTAATAACCACTCAATTAGAAGCGAAAATGTCTAACAGCTAGATCACATTTATTTGTTTATAATTTTGATTTGTTATTAACTAGACTACTAATAATAGACCAGCTTCTCTCAATTGATCCATTTCCTTACCAAACCATAAAACATCAAACGCTCCCAATCCATAGGACATATAATCATTCTTTACATCTTCAAAAGTTAATACCTCAGATGGACCAATTGAAAGCTTATCTAATATTTGTAAAAGCCACCTGGCATCATTTGATTCTAATAATAATACAATAGTGCTTACTTTAGTGTGAAAAATTAATTCAATATATTCCATGGATTGACCTTTCTTAATTTTATGCATGCATTTTAATAAAGGAGCTCCACCTAAAAAAATTATTTTTGCACTGGATTTAATCTCAACAAATGGACTTTCCTGAATAGCGTTCAATATAAAATCACGATCCACTTTCGTTTTCGGAACCTTCATATCAAACCAATCCTGTAAAGGAAACTCAAAACCAATCCCATGCATATAATTCAACAATGATTTCTTTAATCCAAAACTAAATTGGCTATAATCAATGCCCAAAGGATCTATATATTCCATATCGTTATTTGCAAAAGCACCAATATCTGTATTATATTTTTGAATCCCAAAATCTTGAGGTCTCAAACCAACGGGACTATGTGCTGTCATTGCGAATTGATGCCAAAAACCAGATTGTAAAACATTGAGTTCAAAGAGCTGTCGCACCATTTCCAGAGAATCTATAATCTCTTGTTTTGTCTGAGTCGGAAATCCATACATCAGATAAGAATGCACCATAATATTGGCTTCTGAAAAATTTCTTGTTACCTGTGCTACTTGCGATACAGTGACCCCCTTTTTAATTAAATCGAGCAAACGATCTGAAGCTACTTCCAATCCTCCAGAAACTGCAATACATCCAGAAGCACTTA harbors:
- a CDS encoding TIGR02757 family protein, giving the protein MHQDNIKEFLDFYSDKYNHRAFIEHDPISIPHQFSKKQDIEIIGFWVAMLSWGNRKTIINKGLELCERMDHAPYDFVVNHQEEDRRKFETFVQRTFNYTDSLYFLSFFQSWYKTHDSLEEAFIGFEEHPFMNLEASLESLNQHFFSGDEVPQRTRKHVSKPSSGSRCKRILMFLRWMVRKDDRGVDFGIWKKLQPSQLMLPLDVHVERTARLLGLLKRNILDWKAVIEISEACRAMRPEDPAFYDYGLFGISLAMKQEEPDILKFLRNNS